Proteins encoded in a region of the Bicyclus anynana chromosome 27, ilBicAnyn1.1, whole genome shotgun sequence genome:
- the LOC128199659 gene encoding uncharacterized protein LOC128199659: protein MEPPRGSKPPKDAAVASTSASTKTRRRSTSGASRDRSGRAEGERSSSQQGGSETGAPRTPSQIPRASPPRLTPAVARAEPISLAQRSSERDGESSYKPAAHPTRHEVQAGGQLYLKESRESPRTSASTPAAPVARPEQQVDNAEPRTPAARPLRDVLASYERTSSSAKKTHQPATTTGVAGEKTSSEPHTPAARPARRDALPSHTRPAASSGPKEDGQRSKPAVARPTQSPKSKLEADCLILYRLDKAGLGSDELKAALAIHLNDRQRVLDNEKVESPTDAASDEEDIEEACQLAAQTPIPAVQYTAPLKRQRTETDLHPDPKLAKTSGEEALPQRDPRLRSRSSCIIGMDTDESELPSQPTPTTTPAPRPSTSFADAARPRHEEQKNRDRTKPSSTGSTDSTGGQVPPAQPPPKKPRYPPLVVEQLPNWAHHLRQLKDKLGRAPNARPFGRGIKFIPTEENEYRLLQRYLTELEKTEKISWFSYSLPQDKSLKVAIRGVPVDTPPADIEQELRNLGFEPELVRAIRARKGRPGCIFLAILKRTPDTLPKIYEVDELLCMPGVRIEAWRGKKGPAQCHRCQLFRHSSHMCHRRQACVRCGEEHSAHMCPRPLEEPATCANCGGPHPANNSSCPVYRKEARNKKAGTVARTATTREEDRPARSQTRAEEDGAPIAPGGSNIRTPANEPTARGAPVQGKKKKKKNPKKKKPQEATQSATTASAPKEAAPGRTTTRPQTERRADSSNISTQSALQMLTDVLHAIQAGEDATTAILRGITQLLQSNA from the coding sequence ATGGAGCCACCCCGCGGTTCCAAGCCACCCAAGGACGCCGCTGTTGCCTCGACTTCAGCGAGCACGAAGACCAGACGCCGCTCCACCTCTGGCGCATCCCGGGACAGATCGGGACGTGCTGAGGGAGAGAGAAGCTCTTCGCAGCAAGGAGGAAGCGAGACGGGTGCCCCCCGCACCCCGTCGCAGATCCCCCGCGCCTCACCGCCGCGCCTCACACCCGCGGTCGCCCGCGCTGAGCCCATCTCGCTCGCGCAGCGGTCGAGCGAAAGAGATGGTGAGTCATCTTATAAGCCCGCCGCACATCCCACCCGGCACGAGGTACAAGCTGGAGGCCAGCTATACCTTAAAGAGAGCCGCGAATCTCCGCGCACCTCCGCCAGTACTCCCGCCGCGCCTGTCGCCCGGCCGGAGCAACAGGTAGATAACGCGGAGCCACGCACCCCCGCCGCGCGCCCGCTCCGTGACGTTTTAGCGTCCTACGAGCGGACCAGTTCGAGCGCAAAGAAAACCCACCAACCCGCTACCACAACCGGCGTGGCGGGTGAGAAAACGAGCAGCGAGCCACACACGCCCGCCGCAAGGCCTGCACGTCGCGACGCCCTTCCTTCGCACACACGGCCAGCTGCGAGTAGTGGGCCAAAAGAAGATGGGCAACGGTCAAAGCCTGCAGTGGCCAGACCTACCCAATCTCCGAAATCCAAACTCGAAGCCGATTGCCTAATTTTATATCGACTAGATAAGGCAGGCCTCGGATCGGATGAACTCAAGGCCGCCCTGGCCATACACCTGAATGACCGCCAGCGAGTACTGGACAATGAGAAGGTAGAGTCTCCCACAGACGCAGCCTCCGACGAAGAAGACATAGAGGAAGCCTGCCAACTAGCAGCGCAAACCCCGATTCCAGCGGTGCAATACACCGCGCCTCTAAAACGTCAGCGTACCGAAACCGACTTACACCCGGATCCTAAGCTGGCGAAAACCTCAGGTGAAGAAGCGCTACCACAGCGCGATCCACGCCTCCGAAGCCGCTCCAGCTGCATCATCGGAATGGACACCGATGAAAGCGAATTACCATCGCAACCGACTCCGACTACGACGCCCGCGCCTCGACCATCCACGAGTTTCGCTGACGCAGCGCGCCCACGGCATGAAGAGCAGAAAAATAGAGACCGAACAAAACCCAGCTCTACAGGCTCTACCGACTCTACCGGCGGACAAGTCCCGCCAGCACAACCACCGCCCAAGAAACCGCGCTACCCACCGCTTGTGGTAGAGCAGCTCCCGAACTGGGCACACCACCTTCGCCAGTTGAAGGATAAACTTGGTAGAGCACCCAACGCTCGTCCCTTCGGGAGGGGAATAAAGTTTATCCCAACCGAAGAAAATGAATATCGCCTACTCCAACGATATCTCACAGAATTGGAAAAAACGGAGAAGATCTCGTGGTTCTCCTACTCGCTGCCCCAAGACAAAAGTCTGAAGGTAGCGATTAGGGGAGTTCCAGTTGACACACCACCTGCCGACATAGAGCAAGAGCTGCGAAACCTGGGCTTTGAGCCGGAGCTGGTCCGAGCTATTCGAGCCCGCAAAGGACGCCCGGGTTGCATCTTCCTGGCAATACTAAAACGGACTCCCGATACTCTACCGAAGATCTATGAGGTGGACGAACTCCTGTGCATGCCGGGAGTCCGCATCGAAGCATGGCGTGGGAAGAAGGGGCCCGCGCAATGCCATAGATGCCAATTGTTCCGCCATAGCTCCCACATGTGCCATAGACGACAAGCCTGCGTGCGCTGCGGAGAGGAGCACAGCGCGCACATGTGCCCACGTCCTCTCGAAGAACCAGCCACCTGCGCAAACTGCGGTGGCCCGCATCCTGCAAATAACTCCTCCTGCCCTGTATACCGCAAGGAGGCCAGAAACAAAAAAGCGGGTACAGTGGCAAGAACGGCCACCACACGAGAAGAGGATCGTCCTGCCCGCTCACAGACTAGGGCGGAGGAAGACGGCGCGCCCATTGCTCCGGGAGGTTCTAACATAAGAACCCCAGCAAATGAGCCCACCGCACGAGGCGCCCCCGTGCAAgggaagaaaaagaaaaagaagaaccCAAAGAAGAAAAAACCCCAAGAGGCGACACAGAGCGCCACAACGGCCTCCGCTCCTAAAGAAGCGGCTCCGGGGAGAACGACGACGCGCCCACAAACGGAACGTAGAGCTGACTCTTCCAACATCAGTACTCAGTCAGCTCTACAAATGCTAACAGACGTTCTCCACGCAATACAAGCAGGCGAAGACGCGACCACCGCAATCCTCAGAGGAATAACCCAACTCCTCCAATCCAATGCCTAA